The proteins below come from a single Natrinema sp. SYSU A 869 genomic window:
- a CDS encoding AMP-binding protein, giving the protein MAWHITLDEDSYDAARESFAWDVPSDFNAAIDLVGKHPDGDRPALFQARPDGRRETYTFDDLDRRSNAVANALESMGVDRADRVAVVVPQKPANVLTHLACWKRGAISLPLSVLFGDDALRYRLRDSEARVAVVDAAQWETIRAVAPDCPDLEHVLVVDADPVAARVGEADVRTFEGAVNGRSNEYETVETDADMPAIIMYTSGSAGDPKGVLHTHDVWVGHCPAFSMYFERDVRGDAVYWTPADWAWIGALGDLVFPAWHYGRPVVGYPMGSFDAERAFEIAAEFDVTNAFIPPTAIRMLMAIDDPTERYDLSLEAICSGGEPLTSEILEWADEELSGTDVNELYGQTEANLLVTNCRDWFPAKPGSMGKPVPGHDVDVIDPDSGEPVESGEIGEIAVRRGDDPVIFEEYWNAPEKTAAVTLDAGADVWHLTGDLAKRDENGYVWFVSRDDDLIITSGYRVAPREVEEAILEHAAVEQVGVVGVPDETRGEIIKAVVQPVAGETGSDELRAEIRDLVRETVAAYEYPREIEFVDELPTTTTGKIRRTELI; this is encoded by the coding sequence ATGGCGTGGCACATCACGCTCGACGAGGACTCGTACGACGCGGCACGCGAGTCGTTCGCGTGGGACGTTCCGTCGGATTTCAACGCTGCAATCGATCTGGTTGGCAAGCATCCGGACGGTGATCGGCCGGCGCTCTTTCAGGCGCGTCCGGACGGTCGCCGCGAGACGTACACCTTCGACGACCTCGATCGGCGATCGAACGCCGTCGCGAACGCCCTCGAGTCGATGGGCGTCGACCGTGCGGATCGAGTCGCGGTCGTCGTCCCGCAGAAACCGGCAAACGTCCTCACGCATCTCGCCTGCTGGAAGCGCGGCGCGATATCGCTCCCGCTGTCGGTGCTGTTCGGCGACGACGCCCTGCGCTATCGCCTGCGGGACAGCGAGGCTCGAGTCGCCGTCGTCGACGCCGCCCAGTGGGAGACAATCCGAGCCGTTGCACCCGACTGTCCCGACCTGGAGCACGTACTGGTCGTCGATGCCGACCCGGTGGCAGCGCGCGTCGGCGAGGCGGACGTCCGAACATTCGAGGGAGCGGTCAACGGTCGCTCGAACGAGTACGAGACCGTCGAAACGGACGCCGACATGCCCGCGATCATCATGTATACGAGCGGGAGCGCCGGCGATCCGAAGGGGGTCCTCCACACGCACGACGTCTGGGTCGGCCACTGCCCGGCGTTTTCGATGTACTTCGAACGGGACGTTCGTGGCGACGCGGTCTACTGGACCCCCGCCGACTGGGCATGGATCGGCGCGCTGGGCGACCTCGTTTTCCCGGCGTGGCACTACGGCCGGCCGGTCGTCGGCTATCCGATGGGGTCGTTCGACGCCGAGAGGGCGTTCGAAATCGCCGCGGAGTTCGACGTCACGAACGCCTTCATCCCACCGACGGCGATCCGGATGCTCATGGCGATCGACGATCCGACCGAGCGGTACGACCTCTCGCTCGAGGCGATCTGTTCGGGCGGTGAACCGCTGACCAGCGAGATCCTCGAGTGGGCCGACGAAGAACTCTCGGGAACAGACGTCAACGAACTGTACGGGCAGACGGAGGCGAACCTGCTGGTCACGAACTGCCGCGACTGGTTCCCCGCGAAACCGGGGAGCATGGGAAAACCCGTCCCGGGCCACGACGTCGACGTCATCGATCCCGACAGCGGCGAGCCCGTCGAATCGGGAGAAATAGGTGAGATCGCTGTCCGGCGTGGCGACGATCCCGTGATCTTCGAGGAGTATTGGAATGCGCCCGAGAAGACCGCGGCAGTGACGCTGGACGCGGGTGCGGACGTCTGGCACCTCACCGGCGATCTCGCGAAACGTGACGAGAACGGATACGTCTGGTTCGTCTCGCGTGACGACGACCTCATCATCACGAGCGGCTACCGCGTCGCGCCCCGGGAAGTCGAGGAGGCGATCCTCGAGCACGCAGCTGTCGAACAGGTCGGCGTCGTCGGGGTCCCCGACGAGACCCGCGGCGAGATCATCAAGGCAGTCGTCCAGCCGGTCGCGGGGGAGACGGGATCGGACGAGTTACGGGCTGAGATCCGCGATCTCGTCCGCGAAACGGTCGCAGCGTACGAGTACCCGCGCGAAATCGAATTCGTCGACGAACTGCCGACGACCACGACGGGGAAAATTCGGCGGACGGAATTGATCTGA
- the cmk gene encoding (d)CMP kinase, which produces MPVQDSSSEGIDTTLFVTVSGPPGCGATTLCKRLADAMGCPYVSGGDIFRELADDRDMNLNQLTAKADESDEIDRALDQRLQQIAEKWGMANKPFILESRLAGWLAGDRADLRIWLDAPEDVRLNRIDDRMETEAEMRVREVSEAGRYQSYYEIDIGNRTFYDLHINTARWSKTGVFTLVRAAIEEYDPELDEGSFTTPSMDV; this is translated from the coding sequence ATGCCTGTACAAGACAGTTCGAGTGAGGGTATCGACACGACGCTTTTCGTGACCGTGTCTGGACCACCGGGCTGTGGCGCGACGACGCTGTGTAAACGGCTCGCCGATGCGATGGGCTGTCCGTACGTCTCCGGCGGCGACATCTTCCGCGAACTCGCCGACGATCGGGACATGAACCTCAACCAGCTGACCGCGAAGGCCGACGAGTCCGACGAGATCGACCGTGCGCTCGATCAGCGGCTCCAACAGATCGCCGAGAAGTGGGGCATGGCCAACAAACCATTTATCCTCGAGTCGCGGCTGGCGGGCTGGCTCGCCGGCGACCGCGCGGATCTTCGGATTTGGCTCGACGCGCCAGAAGACGTCCGACTCAACCGCATCGACGACCGCATGGAAACCGAAGCGGAAATGCGAGTTCGGGAGGTCAGCGAGGCCGGTCGATACCAGTCCTACTACGAGATCGACATCGGTAACCGGACGTTCTACGACCTCCACATCAATACCGCACGCTGGAGCAAGACCGGCGTGTTCACTCTCGTCCGAGCCGCGATCGAAGAGTACGATCCGGAACTCGACGAGGGATCGTTCACGACCCCGTCCATGGACGTCTAG
- a CDS encoding sodium/proline symporter, protein MTDGTALSLSPLQTEGIPVADDPIILGFGAVYLLIVVLIGVWGYTRTQTTGDFLITGKSIGTWVLAMTAFSVIQSGFGFVGGPELVYEFGTTSLWIFFTAPLGFLITWVVLAKRLRLLADIRNVLTLADGMYVRYESDWVRGLTGLAVIVGVIAYLATNLAALQFVMRAIFGIPVIWGLLGGALILLLYSMLGGMIAGVWTDFLQALTMITGAVFVFAYAMSFGGGMETISRNLATADPALVSPFGAMGGTTTAVLVGVAWWILFSVGSAGQPHLITKFYMSRNLEILKWGAPIAALSYAISSLIAFSAGLSMRSMVEAGEIQETFSASEVGPVFVLEYTPSVVAGLILAALLAAIMSTSDSFLNIGAAAISRDIPRALGKPIEDDRTELRVTQAALAGLTILATGVVYFSDALVGILGTIGWGFFAAAFVPIAVFGMNWKGATKWGAIVAILGGLAVNIVYSAVPMAADVAGYGALAEGIMATYPFPDVFPVGTVALLVAIVLFIGVSLATQTGDDLPVDLHALLER, encoded by the coding sequence ATGACTGACGGAACTGCACTCTCGTTGAGTCCGCTGCAAACCGAAGGGATCCCGGTTGCAGACGATCCGATCATCCTCGGGTTCGGCGCGGTGTACCTATTGATCGTCGTTCTGATCGGCGTGTGGGGATACACGCGCACGCAGACGACCGGGGACTTCCTCATCACCGGGAAGAGCATCGGGACCTGGGTGCTCGCGATGACCGCATTCTCCGTCATCCAGTCCGGCTTCGGCTTCGTCGGCGGCCCCGAACTCGTCTACGAGTTCGGGACGACGTCGCTCTGGATCTTCTTTACCGCGCCGCTTGGCTTTCTCATCACCTGGGTCGTCCTCGCCAAGCGGCTGCGATTGCTCGCGGATATCAGAAACGTTCTGACGCTGGCCGACGGGATGTACGTCCGCTACGAGAGCGACTGGGTCCGCGGGCTCACCGGTCTCGCAGTTATCGTCGGCGTGATCGCCTACCTCGCGACGAACCTCGCGGCGCTGCAGTTCGTCATGCGTGCAATCTTCGGGATTCCGGTTATCTGGGGACTGCTCGGTGGCGCACTCATCCTATTGCTGTACAGCATGCTCGGCGGAATGATCGCCGGCGTCTGGACCGACTTCCTGCAAGCGCTGACGATGATCACCGGCGCGGTGTTTGTCTTCGCCTACGCCATGTCCTTTGGCGGCGGAATGGAAACTATCTCCCGCAATCTCGCGACCGCCGACCCGGCCCTCGTCTCGCCGTTCGGTGCGATGGGGGGCACGACGACGGCCGTCCTCGTCGGCGTCGCGTGGTGGATCCTCTTCTCGGTCGGCTCCGCCGGTCAACCCCACCTGATCACGAAGTTCTACATGAGCCGCAACCTCGAGATCCTGAAGTGGGGCGCGCCGATCGCCGCCCTCTCCTATGCTATCTCGAGCCTGATCGCCTTCTCGGCGGGGCTCTCGATGCGCTCGATGGTCGAGGCCGGCGAGATTCAGGAGACGTTCAGTGCGAGCGAGGTCGGCCCCGTCTTCGTCCTCGAGTACACGCCGAGCGTCGTCGCCGGACTCATCCTCGCAGCGTTGCTCGCTGCGATCATGTCGACGAGCGACTCGTTTCTCAACATCGGTGCGGCAGCCATCTCTCGAGACATTCCGCGAGCGCTGGGCAAACCGATCGAGGACGACAGGACCGAGCTCCGGGTCACACAGGCGGCGCTGGCTGGCCTGACGATCCTCGCGACGGGCGTCGTCTACTTCTCCGACGCGCTGGTGGGGATTCTCGGAACGATCGGCTGGGGCTTCTTCGCCGCGGCGTTCGTTCCGATCGCCGTCTTCGGGATGAACTGGAAGGGCGCGACGAAGTGGGGCGCGATCGTCGCGATCCTCGGCGGACTCGCCGTCAACATCGTCTACAGCGCCGTGCCGATGGCTGCAGACGTCGCCGGCTACGGGGCCCTCGCCGAGGGGATCATGGCGACCTACCCCTTCCCGGACGTGTTCCCGGTCGGCACCGTTGCACTGCTCGTCGCAATCGTCCTGTTCATCGGCGTCTCGCTCGCGACGCAGACCGGCGACGACCTGCCCGTGGACCTCCACGCACTGCTTGAGCGCTAA
- a CDS encoding DUF5794 domain-containing protein, with protein MSTSQHPVALQMERIVGGDARLLALVMMLPLVDGVFPALILAGALNEPLGAIQVGLLIFGGSATVAVILADMDGTPREQATVVLLVGIPLILLAAVQAAFAPAIGSVLNDAIITRFAALVILAIAAKTASATIGEYLPNPVVVIGLGLVASVDPSGATFSVMTDPELMINATLAAAVGVGFALTIALTGPYLREYMDIDRFRFGSAVALGLLPLSLLGMAFGQAPLAALIVAALFAIDFPFRDADDADSSPDSGADATDAAAQMGAVTDGGDEGSSESPVMEREDEPNAYPGDDGTDTAGRAPWL; from the coding sequence ATGAGTACGTCACAACACCCGGTTGCGCTCCAGATGGAGCGCATCGTCGGGGGTGACGCCAGGCTCCTCGCGCTGGTGATGATGCTGCCGTTAGTCGACGGTGTCTTTCCAGCGTTGATCCTGGCCGGTGCGCTCAACGAGCCACTGGGCGCGATTCAGGTCGGCCTGCTGATCTTCGGCGGGAGCGCCACCGTCGCAGTGATTCTGGCGGACATGGACGGCACGCCCCGCGAACAGGCGACGGTCGTCTTGCTCGTCGGGATCCCACTGATACTGCTCGCGGCGGTCCAGGCCGCGTTTGCGCCGGCGATCGGCAGCGTCCTCAACGATGCCATCATCACCCGATTCGCGGCGCTGGTTATCCTCGCCATCGCGGCCAAGACCGCCAGTGCGACGATCGGCGAGTACCTCCCCAACCCCGTCGTCGTCATCGGGCTGGGACTGGTCGCGAGCGTCGACCCCTCCGGGGCGACGTTCTCGGTGATGACCGATCCCGAACTCATGATCAACGCGACGCTGGCTGCGGCCGTTGGGGTGGGCTTCGCGCTGACCATCGCGCTGACCGGACCGTATCTACGGGAGTACATGGACATCGACCGGTTCCGCTTCGGGAGCGCCGTCGCGCTCGGCCTGCTACCGCTGTCCCTGCTCGGGATGGCCTTCGGACAGGCCCCGCTGGCCGCCCTGATCGTCGCCGCCCTGTTCGCCATCGACTTCCCGTTCCGGGACGCCGACGACGCCGACTCGAGCCCCGATTCGGGTGCTGACGCGACCGACGCGGCCGCTCAGATGGGCGCGGTAACCGACGGTGGGGACGAGGGCTCGAGCGAGTCACCAGTCATGGAGCGTGAGGACGAGCCGAACGCGTATCCGGGCGACGACGGGACGGACACCGCGGGGCGGGCCCCGTGGCTGTAG
- a CDS encoding winged helix-turn-helix domain-containing protein, which yields MRKPGDWMQNPTDDRILEVLNTGLELGPTTIGRNIDRDRTGVSRRLSELVDYGLVDRVDEGYYVITDLGEQYLNGELDADGLGSDNR from the coding sequence ATGCGAAAACCCGGGGACTGGATGCAGAATCCGACAGATGATCGGATTCTCGAGGTGCTGAATACCGGGTTAGAGCTTGGTCCGACGACAATTGGGAGAAACATCGATCGCGATCGGACCGGCGTCAGCCGACGGCTTTCTGAGTTGGTGGATTACGGGCTTGTCGATCGGGTCGATGAAGGCTACTACGTTATCACTGATCTCGGGGAGCAGTATCTGAATGGGGAGCTAGATGCGGACGGGCTCGGGTCGGACAATCGCTGA
- the guaB gene encoding IMP dehydrogenase, which produces MANDVPEHEPYSSKLQVPEALTFDDVLLRPKESRVEPDDADLTSHVSKNVEVSVPIISAAMDTVTESGMAIAMARHGGLGVLHRNMNVDEMVEEIGRVKSADELIIPLDSVVTADPDMSVREVDELMAHKGVGGAPVVNTNGEVLGIISSTDIRPHLEVNEDDPVTEAMTDEVITAHEDVDSRDAFELMYDHKIERVPVVDDENLLVGLVTMQGILQRREYKEAVRDEDGRLRCGVAVSPFEQNRAEAADEAGADILFIDTAHAHNLNVIEGAREIKESVDADVVVGNIGTREAAEDLVEFADGLKVGIGPGSICTTRIVSGSGMPQITAVAQVADVAAEHDVPVIADGGIRYSGDAIKAVAAGADAVMLGSYFAGTEEAPGRVVTMNGKKYKQYRGMGSVGAMKSGDGDRYLKDEPEEEDEYVPEGVEAATPYKGTLKSELHQLAGGMQSGMGYVGAETIPAFKERSEFVRVSSAGQAESHAHDVVITDEAPNYSPDSE; this is translated from the coding sequence ATGGCGAACGACGTTCCCGAGCACGAGCCCTATTCTTCGAAACTCCAAGTACCGGAAGCGCTAACGTTCGACGACGTCCTTCTCCGTCCCAAGGAGAGCCGTGTCGAACCCGACGATGCCGACCTCACGTCGCACGTCTCGAAAAACGTCGAGGTCTCGGTTCCGATCATCTCGGCGGCGATGGACACCGTCACCGAGAGCGGCATGGCGATCGCGATGGCCCGCCACGGCGGCCTCGGCGTCCTCCATCGCAACATGAACGTCGACGAGATGGTCGAGGAAATCGGCCGCGTCAAGAGCGCCGACGAACTTATCATCCCGCTGGATTCGGTCGTCACCGCCGACCCCGACATGTCCGTCCGCGAGGTCGATGAACTGATGGCCCACAAGGGCGTCGGCGGCGCACCCGTCGTCAACACCAACGGTGAAGTCCTGGGGATCATCTCGAGTACGGACATCCGACCTCACCTCGAGGTCAACGAGGACGACCCGGTGACCGAAGCGATGACCGACGAGGTCATCACGGCCCACGAGGACGTTGACTCCCGCGACGCGTTCGAGTTGATGTACGACCACAAGATCGAGCGCGTCCCGGTCGTCGACGACGAGAACCTCCTCGTGGGACTGGTCACGATGCAGGGTATCCTCCAGCGCCGCGAGTACAAGGAGGCCGTCCGCGACGAGGACGGTCGCCTCCGCTGTGGCGTCGCCGTCAGTCCGTTCGAGCAGAACCGCGCCGAGGCCGCCGACGAGGCCGGTGCGGACATCCTCTTCATCGACACCGCGCACGCGCACAACCTGAACGTCATCGAGGGCGCTCGCGAGATCAAGGAGTCCGTCGACGCGGACGTCGTCGTGGGAAACATCGGCACTCGAGAGGCAGCCGAGGACCTCGTCGAGTTCGCGGATGGTCTCAAGGTCGGGATCGGTCCAGGATCGATCTGTACCACGCGCATCGTCTCCGGCTCCGGCATGCCCCAGATCACGGCCGTCGCACAGGTTGCGGACGTCGCTGCCGAACACGATGTTCCCGTGATCGCCGACGGCGGCATTCGATACTCCGGTGACGCGATCAAGGCAGTCGCTGCGGGTGCAGACGCCGTCATGCTCGGCTCCTATTTCGCCGGCACGGAGGAGGCACCCGGTCGCGTCGTCACGATGAACGGCAAGAAGTACAAGCAGTACCGCGGCATGGGGAGCGTCGGTGCGATGAAATCCGGCGACGGCGACCGCTATCTCAAAGATGAGCCGGAGGAAGAAGACGAGTACGTGCCCGAAGGCGTCGAGGCCGCGACGCCATACAAGGGAACGCTCAAGTCCGAACTTCACCAGCTCGCCGGCGGGATGCAGTCGGGCATGGGCTACGTCGGCGCGGAGACGATTCCCGCGTTCAAGGAGCGCTCCGAATTCGTCCGCGTCTCCTCGGCCGGTCAGGCCGAGAGCCACGCCCACGACGTCGTGATCACCGACGAAGCGCCGAACTACTCGCCCGACAGCGAATAA
- a CDS encoding IS5 family transposase has protein sequence MTQISRFIGAVVPIAQNVTGDGDESAAPKGGGGFTDYALVSLHCLRIYLDTSYRMTIDLLKEMPQITGEIGLDTADLPAPSTLCKAFDRIEMSVCRVLLCQSAQLHDLSEHAAIDATFYERDRASRHYCQRTNYRVQTLKVTKLVDTATQAVLDLHCSTTLEGSDADLCEQIARRNAGDLRSLAADKGYDKQQLRERLRELDIRPLIKHRIFAPYDHAHNARIDEDRYAQRSMAETVNSAVKRSLGYAVRARSWYREFREISLMCVVYNIKRAVKQ, from the coding sequence ATGACCCAAATCTCCCGCTTCATTGGGGCAGTTGTGCCGATTGCTCAAAACGTTACTGGCGATGGAGACGAATCCGCCGCCCCGAAAGGTGGCGGCGGATTCACCGACTATGCCCTCGTTTCCCTGCATTGTCTGCGGATTTACCTCGATACGTCCTATCGAATGACGATCGATCTGCTGAAGGAAATGCCGCAAATAACAGGGGAGATCGGCCTTGATACGGCCGATCTCCCCGCACCATCTACGCTGTGTAAGGCGTTTGATCGGATCGAGATGAGCGTTTGTCGAGTGTTGCTGTGCCAGTCGGCGCAGCTACACGACCTCTCTGAGCACGCTGCGATCGACGCTACGTTCTATGAACGAGATCGTGCAAGCCGTCACTACTGTCAACGAACGAATTATCGCGTTCAGACGCTCAAAGTAACCAAACTCGTCGATACAGCAACGCAAGCTGTGCTTGATCTTCACTGCTCGACGACGTTAGAAGGCAGCGACGCAGATCTCTGTGAGCAGATCGCCCGCCGGAACGCGGGCGATCTGCGGTCTCTAGCCGCTGATAAGGGCTATGACAAGCAACAACTCCGCGAACGACTCCGTGAACTCGACATTCGCCCGCTGATCAAACACCGGATCTTCGCTCCGTACGATCACGCACACAACGCCCGCATTGATGAAGATCGGTACGCTCAGCGGTCAATGGCCGAAACCGTCAACTCAGCCGTCAAGCGCTCGCTCGGCTACGCCGTGCGAGCGCGTAGCTGGTATCGAGAGTTCCGTGAAATTTCTCTGATGTGTGTCGTCTACAACATCAAACGTGCCGTCAAACAGTGA